GGTGTGAAAAAAATGGACTCTAGTTACAAAGGATAGATTTCAATCTGGATGCTACTAGCTCTGCCTTGGCCCATTTTTTTACAGTGATCGCACGCTTTCAAAACAGCTcctgtaaatatttgtatgactCTGACTTTGATTTGTAATATAAAACCTAGGTATTAGAAGGATCTAATCTATCTGCAACATGACTTttgaaatccaatttttttatatttcaattatcTGAGTTATATCTATTTTTACAGGCTAAACACAGTTCTCAGTTGTGGTGTAAACACACTTACGGTTGTTCCAGCTTTTAGCGTGGAAAATTATGGATGTTTTTCAGAACATGTTTGCTGAACGCGGCTGGTCTGACGAGTGTGATAAATTGCCAAATAAGACAACTATTTTCACCACTGATTTCAATGGTATACCGGAAACACTGGTTTTGAACGTTATATCATGGCTGTTATTGATTGGGTTATTTACCGCCTTGCGTCATCAGGCCGGTGACTATGGCCGCTTGGCGCTTGTCAACAGCAGTGGTAGCAAGAAACGTTGGACTGAAGTATTCTATTCGCGCGCAAGTATGGTTGATCCACCCCAGACGCAAGCATCCACCAGTCGTATgcaaaatggcgctgaagaagGTCGTGGCAGTCTAACATCGAGCACAGCCGAGTCCCAACTATCGCCCATACATTCTGACCAAGGAATTTTCGCTTGGATTAGAATAACATGGAAATTACGCAAGGAACAAATATTATTGCATACTGGCCCCGATGCCGTACATTATCTTTCATTTCAACAACACCTCATGATAGTAATGGCAATAGTAACGTTGGTTTCGCTAATCATCATATTACctgtaaatttatttagtggATATTCTAATGGCAGATCCGATCTTAATGAATTTGGGCATACAACTATGGAAAATGTACCATATGAATCACCGTGGCAATGGGTACACGTTATCGTCACTATTATGTATGCACCACTGATCGTGCTAATTATGCGACGCTCTTCCGGTCGAAACGCCTTCAAAACAGCATCCACACGCACCATTATGATATCCAATATTTCTGCGAGTGATCGTAATAAAACAGTTATTCGTCACTACATACAAGAGTTGTTTCCTGATGTTAATATTGAAGACGTCCAAATTGCTTATAACATATCTAAGTTGGCAGTGCGTAATGCGGAATATGAAAAGATATTAGATGCACGAATCTTCTGTGAACACCATCGTGATCGAGATACATTGCAGGTAAGTACAATAACACAACCATAAACCACAACCGAAATCCGGCGAAGGACTGCTAATCCTATAGTAATAATAAcagcatgcaatttttttgtattataaagaAATCTTCATGCGTCTTACTGGGGCGCTCGAAAAGTTCATGGAATAAAGTAGGCgagttttgaaattaaatatgaatttaCTAGCGAACACACGGCATACGCTGCTCTGTCGTTAACGCAAAGTATATACCACGAAGGAGTAGGAGCAACGAAATATAGTAATCAGAGATTGATTTTCTTGCTTATTTCCGCTTATCGCGCTTAGTGGAATTTGGCAcacagcacacatacacacaagtaaacattaaaaaatgttccttttatatataattgccgcTTACACCATTTATTGGGTGCTCgtctgagctcctcctcctattggcTGTGTGCgttttgctccacaaatggagggacctacagttttaagctgcaTCCGAAAGGCAAATgggcatttctgccatgagctttttcatggtagaaatgcactcggaggtttgccatttgcCTGCCGCTGGACAACCTCTAATAGAAAAGTCGGTTTTTATCAGTTGTTGTTTCGTGCACGgagtttcgaacctgtgcacttccgaatggtagtcatgcaccaagccattcggctacggcaaccGCCTAATTTGAATAGTAATagagaataataaataatttgattaaGACAGAGTGATAGTAAAGACTTAAACAAATTGGAGCATTGTGTGTTATTagcgttcatacatacatacaagtatatatcagtgattttgtgtgaaaatttatgTTTATAGCTGAATTGAGTGACTAAGCCCTCTCCTAAAGCCTGCACTCATCAAACTTTTTCACATCCGCTTGCGTATTCAGTTATCTTCATGCACATACTGGAAgatttctaaaatatatttattgaatgCATCAGTCTTTGTGTTCTTGTTTAAgtcataataaattataatattcaatATATTCAGCCAAGATGGCAGTTCATTGTTGGATACAAATGTAGATCGTTTCGAACCTTTGAGGCATTTATAAAAGGaatgctttaatattttgatttatgaatTTAGATACTTGAGAGTCATACTTATTTTGATTTCTATTTTTAGGTGCAACCGAATTTGTGTTCCTGCGCTAAAGAAAACGCTTTCGCTTACTATCAACGGGAAGAGCAAAAGCTGGCTGGAGACGTTGCACGTTTGCGAGCAGCTGCACTTAATGAACCACTAGGCATAGCCTTTATAACTGTTTCTACTGTGCATGAGGCACAAAACATTGTCAGTCATTTTACACCTGGTACCTACAGAAAATGGAATTTGGAATTCGCGCCTTCGCCAGATGATTTATTTTGGGAGCATTTGAATGTCAGCAAAAGCAATTGGTACTTCAAATGGGGAATTGTAAACATCATCCTCTTTTTGGCGCTATTCTTTCTCACAACACCAGCCATTGTGCTCAATTTTCTAAATACATACGCATTGGCTAAAGGTAATTTCTACAGGATTTCGCCACTGGTATCAGAGTTTTTGCCAACATTGCTACTGTGGACACTAGCGGCCCTGATGCCTGTGATCGTTGCCTTTTCCGATAAGTGGTTGGCTCATTATACACGTTCCCTACAGAATTACTCTATTAtgattaaatgtttttgttactTACTCTTAATGATCCTCATTTTACCCTCATTGGGGCTAACATCAGCACAAAAATTAATCGAATGGTCAATTAGCAACGACACTATACGCTGGCATTGTGTTTTTATGCCGGATCGGAGTTCGTTCTATGTAAACTATGTGATCACAGCTGCTTTTATTGGTACTGCTTTGGAGTTGTTGCGCTTCCCAGAGCTCATCGTTTATATTTGGATGTTGTGTACGGCAAAGTCGAAAGCTGAAACACCTTATATACGCAAATCTATATTAATCGAGTTTCCGTTTGGCATTCACTATGCTTGGACTGTACTAGTGTTCACTATTTCTATCGTTTACAGTGTGTCTTGCCCTCTAATAATGCCTTTTGCAATGATATATATctgttttaaacattttgtgGACCGTCACAATCTGTATTTTGCTTATGGACCTTCAAATATGATATCAAGAAGTGGTGGAAAAATCCATTCAACTGCTGTCACCATGACCAAATCTTCTATTATTATTCTGCTCTTGGTAATGGCGATGATTTCAGTGCTCCGGGAAAGAGGCAATGCACGTTCTATTATACTTCTTATAACGTTAGTACTAACATTGACATTATTTACCTTCATGTCGCCTATAAAACGCTGTGCATCTTTACCTCGGCCCAATGTTGTAGAGATGGCCGGCCCTGCACCGGTGTACGTACCTGAGGTTTTGCGACCGCGTGCTTCTGTTGCGTCGACGACGACGCACAATCATGCCTCGACAAATGGTGGCGGTATCACCGGTTATGGTTCGGATAGTGTTTCTGACTTTGATATTAGCTCACAATGTAGTGTTAATAGCGTGGATGCTTAATGGGAAACTCAGATTTAAATTGAGCGATTAGATAGGAacgaagataaaataaataaaaaaatatagaacagCCTTACAATAAGAAATTCGTATCAAATGATATATTCGGTTTAATGATCATTCttaaattcaataagaaattcATTGGCTACATTTAGCTCGtggagtttatttttaattttaccgcAGCAGTAAAGagtttcaaagaaattattttaaactgGACGACAGGGAtgcaaatttttgataaataaattaactaTTTCCATTGCCGGTTCTACATTAGATTTCTACATTAATCTTTATTTTCTAGAACTAGCAAAAGCCGTCCCAATTGAGCCCTGAACCTTGCGATAACATTGGTGACAACAATTAACTGACGCACTAATAAAGTCGGGTTTAAGCAATGcgactaaaacaacaacaataacatcttTAGCTGATGTTAAGTATTAAGAGAAATAGGTTCCTTAGTCTTATAAAAAAACGTGTATAATTAGAAATCGTCATGAATTCTTCTTACCGCAATTTAAAATTGCTGTTGCGAAAGTAGCTTGATAATGCGAACATAATACGTTCCCACTGCAGTAGGTTCTGCGTTACCGTTCCAGCTAAAAACGGTCAATCTAACAGCATTCCCAAACGTTTCTGGAGAATGATAATGTTGTTACAACAACATAATACAAATTAACTGACCGTATAAAACCCTTTTTTAtggtttaatttttcctttattttttcgcttagttataagttttaaaattttgctagaattaaatatatttgataattGCGTATATTAAAGACATTCAATATATATCTAGCTACGAAAACGTTGCACTATTGTTTATAGAGGAATAAATGTGATAGTACGAAAAAATAGGttaaaaagagtttaaaaaacaTCACTAACGCTTTGaaaacaacgttttttttttttgaaaattggtttttatGCCTAAATTTGTGCTTTGGTAAAATATGTATTAACGCAGctattaagatattatactcaaACTTATATAAGATAACtgctttcttttatttatcctttcgaaacaaaaaatattatgaatagtataataatgtaaatatatatttacatgtgtacttataaatataatGTGCACATTTAAGTTTATACGTAATATACTTAATATAATGTTCAATACGAATAGCACTAATAAATTTCGTTAGTTTATATTTCCATAAGCCTTGAGTGGtaagtaaaaaagtttaatGTACCTATGCCGGAAGTTCAAtagatttcttcttttattttgtgttatttaaacggcaaaattttatttctttaaaatgtattttgtaaaaatatcttaaaattgaattatctataaTGTTAATTGCTTAGCCGAATAGATATAATCTTTATATCGTCATAAGGTTTATCAGTTTTAGGATTTGCTTTTgcattgcaaatattttgtacAACTTCCATACCGCGAAATACACGTCCAAACACTGTATGTTTATTATCCAGCCAaggctaaaattaaattaaaagtgtttacaTGCAATATATAGAATCACTATTAACTTACGGTCGGTAACACTGTTATGAAAAACTGGCTACCATTGGTGTTGGGCCCAGCGTTGGCCATGCTCACGGTGTAAGGACGATCGTGTTTTAAACTAGGCACAAATTCATCTTTAAAATCGTGCCCCCAAATCGATTTACCACCTGTGCCGGTGCCCGTAGGATCACCAGTTTGTACCATAAAACCTTTTATAACTCGATGAAAGATGTGACCATTATAGTAACTGCGAAAATAATTCTTTAAGTGATATTTTAGAAAAGGAGCTATAGAGCTACATACCCATTTTTTGAATGAACGCAAAAATTCTCTACAGTCTTGGGACATTCTTTGTAGAAGAGTTTCATATGTATGTCGCCCATTGTCGTGTGCAAAATGGCATTTTCGTATACCCGTTGTGTACCTttacatatgaaaataatataaatttattaagttCTCTTTTTAAATATGGGAAAATGATTTCAAGTGAACCTTCATCTGCACATAACACATCAGGAGTTCAGcgtgaaatttttaaaacatgtgACATTTAGGTTACATTTCAGGAAATATTAAGAACACAAAGAAGAAACTGAGATATATATACCTTGGCCTTCTGGCACGGCTATTATGTCTTCTTTTGATGGTTTTTCATTGAATACATCTCGATCCACATC
The sequence above is drawn from the Anastrepha obliqua isolate idAnaObli1 chromosome 4, idAnaObli1_1.0, whole genome shotgun sequence genome and encodes:
- the LOC129243973 gene encoding calcium permeable stress-gated cation channel 1 — translated: MDVFQNMFAERGWSDECDKLPNKTTIFTTDFNGIPETLVLNVISWLLLIGLFTALRHQAGDYGRLALVNSSGSKKRWTEVFYSRASMVDPPQTQASTSRMQNGAEEGRGSLTSSTAESQLSPIHSDQGIFAWIRITWKLRKEQILLHTGPDAVHYLSFQQHLMIVMAIVTLVSLIIILPVNLFSGYSNGRSDLNEFGHTTMENVPYESPWQWVHVIVTIMYAPLIVLIMRRSSGRNAFKTASTRTIMISNISASDRNKTVIRHYIQELFPDVNIEDVQIAYNISKLAVRNAEYEKILDARIFCEHHRDRDTLQVQPNLCSCAKENAFAYYQREEQKLAGDVARLRAAALNEPLGIAFITVSTVHEAQNIVSHFTPGTYRKWNLEFAPSPDDLFWEHLNVSKSNWYFKWGIVNIILFLALFFLTTPAIVLNFLNTYALAKGNFYRISPLVSEFLPTLLLWTLAALMPVIVAFSDKWLAHYTRSLQNYSIMIKCFCYLLLMILILPSLGLTSAQKLIEWSISNDTIRWHCVFMPDRSSFYVNYVITAAFIGTALELLRFPELIVYIWMLCTAKSKAETPYIRKSILIEFPFGIHYAWTVLVFTISIVYSVSCPLIMPFAMIYICFKHFVDRHNLYFAYGPSNMISRSGGKIHSTAVTMTKSSIIILLLVMAMISVLRERGNARSIILLITLVLTLTLFTFMSPIKRCASLPRPNVVEMAGPAPVYVPEVLRPRASVASTTTHNHASTNGGGITGYGSDSVSDFDISSQCSVNSVDA